Proteins from a genomic interval of Planctomycetota bacterium:
- the raiA gene encoding ribosome-associated translation inhibitor RaiA, with protein sequence METKVTGRHLEITPAINEYAHKKCERFRRHFDRIQEISVVIDKHDRAYDVEIIVEVEHHDPFIARGKDEDLYACIDTTTDKVERQLTDHKEKLRNRKHNV encoded by the coding sequence ATGGAAACCAAAGTGACGGGTCGGCATCTTGAAATCACCCCGGCAATCAACGAATATGCACATAAGAAATGCGAACGATTCCGCCGGCATTTCGACCGGATCCAGGAAATCTCGGTCGTGATCGACAAGCACGATCGGGCGTATGATGTGGAAATCATCGTCGAGGTCGAGCATCACGACCCGTTCATCGCCCGAGGCAAGGACGAAGACCTCTACGCCTGCATCGATACGACGACTGACAAGGTCGAACGTCAACTCACCGACCACAAGGAAAAGCTCCGCAATCGTAAGCACAATGTCTGA
- a CDS encoding PTS sugar transporter subunit IIA yields MKLSDFVSPKALVPQLQAVKRDDVIAELVDALIASGALTAALRDDVIKLIIEREKHGSTGFGKGVAVPHVKHEKIKKMAATIGISASGVDFNALDKAPVYSVVLLMSPADQPDQHLQAMENIFRNLQKDTFRRFLRQASTVDEIMDLIHEADGHQLQG; encoded by the coding sequence ATGAAACTGAGTGATTTCGTCTCCCCAAAAGCCCTCGTCCCCCAGCTTCAGGCCGTCAAGCGCGATGACGTCATCGCCGAGCTCGTCGACGCCCTGATCGCCAGCGGCGCCCTGACCGCCGCTCTGCGCGATGATGTCATCAAGCTCATCATCGAACGCGAGAAGCACGGGTCGACCGGCTTCGGCAAGGGCGTCGCCGTCCCGCACGTCAAGCACGAGAAGATCAAGAAGATGGCCGCCACCATCGGCATCTCCGCCTCCGGCGTCGACTTCAACGCGCTCGACAAGGCGCCCGTCTACTCCGTGGTCCTTCTGATGAGCCCCGCCGATCAACCCGATCAGCACCTTCAGGCGATGGAGAACATCTTCCGCAATCTCCAGAAGGACACCTTCCGCCGATTCCTCCGCCAGGCCTCGACCGTCGATGAGATCATGGACCTGATTCACGAAGCCGACGGACACCAGCTTCAGGGTTAA
- a CDS encoding HPr family phosphocarrier protein, with protein MPTDDTVRITVTILNRLGLHARPAMALVDAANRYQCKVTIQKHGSDEVHDGKSIMSVMMLAAGEGTRLEIQASGPDAKKAADALKQLVTSKFGEE; from the coding sequence ATGCCGACAGACGATACCGTCCGCATCACCGTGACCATTCTCAACCGGTTGGGCCTGCACGCCCGCCCGGCGATGGCGCTGGTCGATGCCGCCAACCGGTATCAATGCAAAGTCACCATTCAAAAGCACGGCTCCGACGAAGTCCACGACGGCAAATCCATCATGAGCGTCATGATGCTCGCCGCCGGTGAAGGCACGCGTCTTGAAATCCAGGCCAGCGGTCCCGACGCAAAAAAAGCCGCCGACGCGCTCAAGCAGCTCGTCACCAGTAAATTCGGCGAAGAATGA
- the xseA gene encoding exodeoxyribonuclease VII large subunit → MARLPFNPDNLPDRDAGPPAQREQRRYGSLAGPAPLSVTQLTDLIKRVLADRTPSPVRVVGEVSNFSDRNHWYLSLKDEQNVIACVMWASAARKTDFRPEHGQQVLATGRLDYYGPQGRLQLYIDKLEPIGLGALEQRFRQLCDELRGLGYFADENKQPMPPFPEHIAVVTSAKGAALQDVINTARQRWAGIRLSHVDVLVQGADAAPDIARAIRALGQQHEALKLDAIILTRGGGSLEDLWAFNERLVADAVRDCPIPIAAAIGHETDTTIAELVADLRCSTPTQAAARLVPDAAGECQHLDQLAHRLSLSLRRRAEHARTRLEAAARHAFFRRPVESLDQHRERLAADVRHLTAALRDRLANLRAALSDMQHALARIEPMSRLRVARQQLVAHERHLRATMTQRATTQRHRLDALARQLNAIDPHHVLARGYSYTTTPAGDLLRSPNQVHPGDAIVSHLADGKIHSRVTASDAPRLKSSASDKKPPRRQTGGDDQASLFGD, encoded by the coding sequence ATGGCCCGTCTTCCCTTCAACCCCGACAATCTTCCTGACCGCGACGCCGGTCCGCCCGCTCAGCGCGAGCAGCGGCGCTACGGTTCGCTCGCCGGGCCGGCGCCGCTTTCGGTGACCCAGCTTACCGACCTCATCAAGCGCGTCCTTGCCGATCGCACTCCTTCGCCCGTCCGCGTCGTCGGCGAAGTGAGCAATTTCTCCGATCGCAACCACTGGTACCTCTCGCTCAAGGACGAGCAGAACGTCATCGCATGCGTGATGTGGGCCTCGGCCGCTCGCAAGACCGACTTCCGCCCGGAGCATGGTCAGCAGGTCCTCGCCACCGGGCGGCTCGACTATTACGGGCCGCAGGGCCGCCTGCAGCTTTACATCGACAAGCTCGAGCCGATCGGCCTCGGCGCGCTGGAGCAGCGCTTTCGCCAGCTATGCGACGAGCTGCGCGGATTGGGCTATTTCGCCGATGAAAACAAGCAGCCGATGCCCCCGTTCCCAGAGCACATCGCCGTCGTCACCAGCGCCAAGGGCGCCGCCTTGCAGGATGTCATCAACACGGCTCGCCAGCGATGGGCGGGCATTCGGCTCTCGCACGTCGATGTGTTGGTGCAGGGTGCGGATGCGGCGCCGGACATCGCCCGCGCGATCCGTGCCCTCGGCCAGCAGCACGAAGCACTGAAGCTCGACGCCATCATCCTTACCCGCGGCGGCGGCTCGCTCGAAGACCTCTGGGCCTTCAACGAGCGCCTCGTCGCCGACGCCGTGCGCGACTGCCCGATTCCGATCGCCGCCGCCATCGGGCATGAAACCGATACGACCATCGCCGAACTCGTCGCCGACCTGCGTTGCTCGACCCCGACGCAGGCCGCCGCCCGGCTCGTGCCCGATGCCGCCGGGGAATGTCAGCACCTCGATCAGCTTGCGCATCGCCTGAGTCTCTCGTTGCGTCGTCGCGCCGAGCACGCCCGCACGCGCCTCGAAGCCGCGGCGCGTCACGCATTTTTCCGGCGCCCCGTCGAATCGCTCGATCAGCACCGCGAGCGCCTCGCCGCCGACGTCCGCCATCTGACCGCCGCCCTGCGCGATCGGCTCGCCAATCTCCGCGCCGCCCTCAGCGACATGCAGCACGCGCTTGCCCGCATCGAACCCATGTCGCGCCTTCGTGTCGCGCGCCAGCAGCTCGTCGCCCACGAGCGTCACCTCCGCGCCACGATGACCCAGCGTGCAACGACCCAGCGTCATCGCCTCGACGCGCTCGCTCGCCAGCTCAACGCCATCGACCCCCATCACGTCCTCGCCCGTGGCTACAGCTACACCACCACCCCCGCCGGCGACCTGCTCCGCTCACCCAACCAGGTCCATCCCGGCGACGCCATCGTCAGCCACCTCGCCGATGGCAAAATCCATTCGCGGGTGACAGCTTCAGACGCGCCCCGTCTCAAATCGTCAGCTTCCGACAAAAAGCCCCCGCGCCGGCAAACGGGCGGGGATGATCAAGCTTCGCTTTTCGGTGATTGA
- the uraH gene encoding hydroxyisourate hydrolase, which produces MTARCPITTHVLDTARGVPAAGVKVTLRHGDKLLAAGVTNADGRITDLLPPGPIEPGEYTLDFDTGDYAKTSGHASFFPRVSIHFILDKPDAHYHVPLLLSPYGYSTYRGS; this is translated from the coding sequence ATGACTGCACGCTGCCCGATCACGACGCACGTCCTCGACACCGCCCGCGGCGTTCCCGCCGCCGGCGTTAAAGTCACGCTGCGGCACGGCGACAAGTTGCTCGCCGCCGGCGTCACCAACGCCGACGGCCGCATCACCGATCTCCTCCCTCCCGGCCCGATCGAACCCGGCGAATACACGCTTGACTTCGACACAGGCGACTACGCCAAGACCTCCGGCCACGCCAGCTTCTTCCCCCGTGTGTCGATCCACTTCATTCTCGACAAACCCGATGCCCATTATCATGTGCCCCTGCTGCTGAGCCCGTACGGGTATTCGACGTATCGCGGCAGTTGA
- the uraD gene encoding 2-oxo-4-hydroxy-4-carboxy-5-ureidoimidazoline decarboxylase translates to MTIAQFDAMSRDEAAAVMKRCCGTETWCAAMARSRPFHDLAAAHVAADRCFDALTESDWLRAFAAHPKIGDVNSLRMKFVGNREWSHGEQSGVSSAGDAVIEQLAAGNGEYEKRFGFIFIICATGKSAAQMLALLRERLPHDRAAEVKIAAGEQRKITHLRLDKMFA, encoded by the coding sequence TTGACGATCGCGCAGTTCGATGCGATGTCGCGGGACGAGGCCGCGGCGGTAATGAAACGCTGCTGCGGCACGGAGACGTGGTGTGCGGCGATGGCCAGGTCGCGCCCGTTTCATGATCTTGCCGCCGCGCATGTCGCCGCCGACCGATGCTTTGATGCGCTGACCGAATCCGACTGGCTCAGGGCCTTCGCGGCGCATCCGAAAATCGGCGATGTGAACTCGCTGCGCATGAAATTCGTCGGCAATCGCGAGTGGTCGCACGGCGAGCAGTCGGGCGTTTCGTCGGCGGGCGACGCCGTGATCGAACAGCTCGCGGCGGGTAATGGCGAATATGAAAAGCGATTCGGATTCATCTTCATCATCTGCGCCACCGGCAAGTCGGCCGCTCAGATGCTCGCCCTGCTGCGCGAGCGACTGCCGCACGATCGCGCGGCCGAGGTGAAAATCGCCGCCGGCGAGCAGCGCAAGATCACGCACCTGCGCCTTGATAAGATGTTCGCATGA
- the allB gene encoding allantoinase AllB, which produces MPQRHAFSIASTRVVLPGGERPATIHIRDGLIDSVAPGVDSAAESLGDRVILPGLIDPHVHINEPGRTEWEGFVTATRAAAAAGITLVADMPLNSSPVTTTPGNLAAKISASNGKLAIDVAFHAGLVPGNVGELPALLDAGVVGVKAFLCHSGLDEFPNATRSDLEAAMPLLAARHVPLLTHAEIVHELPPMDDPHRYADYLATRPRSFEHDAIAMMIDLCRATGARVHIVHLADTDSLSMFADARREGLPITVETCPHYLYFDPAAIPDGATQYKCAPPIRGDGFRLLAALHDGRIDLVASDHSPCPPAMKETGGRFDKAWGGIASLQLGPSIVRSLGGVTPMDLARWMSAAPAKLLGVSGSRGSIDPGKRADLCIMDWDAKWTVDPAKLHHRHPITPYAGCALTGVIERTYLGGLCVYRHGRFAEELHGKVVWRE; this is translated from the coding sequence ATGCCGCAGCGTCACGCCTTTTCCATCGCTTCGACCCGCGTCGTCCTCCCGGGCGGCGAGCGGCCGGCGACGATTCACATCAGGGATGGGCTCATCGATTCGGTCGCGCCGGGCGTCGATTCGGCGGCGGAGTCGCTGGGCGATCGCGTGATTCTGCCGGGCCTGATCGATCCGCATGTGCATATCAATGAGCCCGGCCGCACCGAATGGGAAGGATTTGTCACCGCCACGCGCGCCGCCGCCGCAGCGGGCATCACGCTCGTCGCCGACATGCCGCTCAATTCGAGCCCCGTCACGACGACCCCCGGAAATCTCGCCGCGAAAATTTCCGCATCGAATGGCAAACTCGCCATCGACGTCGCGTTCCATGCCGGCCTTGTTCCCGGCAACGTCGGCGAACTGCCCGCCCTCCTCGACGCCGGCGTCGTCGGCGTCAAGGCCTTTCTCTGTCACTCGGGCCTCGATGAATTTCCGAACGCGACGCGTAGCGACCTCGAAGCGGCGATGCCCCTGCTGGCGGCGCGACACGTGCCGCTGCTCACCCACGCCGAAATCGTGCATGAGTTACCGCCGATGGACGATCCGCATCGTTACGCCGACTATCTGGCGACGCGGCCGCGCTCGTTTGAGCATGATGCCATCGCGATGATGATCGACCTTTGCCGCGCAACCGGGGCGCGTGTGCACATCGTGCATCTGGCGGACACCGATTCGCTTTCGATGTTCGCCGACGCTCGCCGGGAAGGGCTGCCCATTACGGTCGAAACGTGTCCGCATTACCTATATTTCGATCCCGCGGCGATCCCGGATGGCGCGACGCAGTACAAGTGCGCCCCGCCGATCCGCGGCGATGGGTTCCGTCTGCTGGCGGCGCTGCATGATGGGCGCATCGATCTGGTCGCGTCGGATCATTCGCCGTGTCCGCCGGCGATGAAGGAAACTGGCGGGCGGTTTGACAAGGCGTGGGGCGGGATCGCGTCGCTTCAATTGGGCCCGTCGATTGTGCGTTCGCTTGGCGGTGTGACGCCGATGGATTTGGCGCGATGGATGAGCGCCGCGCCGGCGAAATTGCTTGGCGTGAGCGGGTCGCGCGGTTCGATCGATCCGGGCAAACGGGCGGATTTGTGCATCATGGATTGGGACGCGAAATGGACGGTCGATCCGGCGAAGCTGCATCACCGCCATCCGATCACGCCGTATGCCGGGTGTGCACTGACGGGCGTGATTGAGCGGACGTATCTGGGCGGTTTGTGCGTTTACCGGCACGGGCGATTTGCGGAGGAGCTGCACGGCAAGGTGGTGTGGCGTGAGTGA
- the pucL gene encoding urate oxidase, translating into MPGKLVHNQYGKQRVRVSKIKRKSDRHEFVEAAIDALLEGDFAASYAAGDNTKVIATDSIRNTIYVKAKDDPWTTIESLGVTLAKHFIDTYPHVTRSTITLREHLWHRIGKAPAAFVGSDGETPTAIVTLQRGGKVSVTAGLDNLMIAKTTDSAFKNFVTDEYRTLPDTDDRVFATVLTATWRYTDTDMDFAAARAAIRSAMLDTFANHMSLSVQQSLNLMGQAALQACATIDQITLTMPNKHHLKFNLASFGRENNNEVFHVTDEPAGWITGTLSR; encoded by the coding sequence ATGCCCGGCAAACTCGTTCACAACCAGTACGGCAAACAGCGCGTCCGCGTCAGCAAGATCAAGCGCAAGAGTGACCGCCATGAATTCGTCGAAGCCGCGATCGACGCCCTGCTCGAAGGCGACTTCGCCGCCAGTTACGCCGCCGGCGACAACACGAAGGTCATCGCCACCGACTCGATCCGTAACACGATCTACGTCAAGGCCAAGGACGATCCGTGGACGACGATCGAATCGCTGGGCGTCACGCTGGCCAAGCACTTCATCGACACGTATCCGCATGTGACGCGCTCGACGATCACGCTGCGCGAGCATCTTTGGCATCGCATCGGCAAGGCACCCGCCGCCTTCGTCGGGTCCGATGGCGAGACGCCGACGGCGATCGTCACGCTCCAGCGCGGCGGGAAAGTCAGTGTGACCGCCGGCCTCGACAACCTCATGATCGCCAAAACCACCGACAGCGCCTTCAAGAATTTCGTCACCGACGAGTACCGCACGCTGCCCGACACCGACGACCGCGTCTTCGCCACCGTGCTGACGGCGACCTGGCGTTATACTGACACCGACATGGACTTCGCCGCCGCCCGCGCGGCGATCCGCTCGGCGATGCTTGACACGTTCGCCAATCACATGAGTCTCTCCGTGCAGCAGTCGCTGAACCTGATGGGGCAGGCGGCGCTTCAGGCGTGCGCGACGATCGACCAGATCACGCTGACGATGCCCAACAAGCATCACCTCAAGTTTAACCTCGCCTCGTTCGGCCGCGAGAACAACAATGAGGTGTTCCACGTCACCGACGAACCGGCCGGCTGGATCACGGGGACGCTGAGCCGGTGA